Proteins encoded together in one Aeromonas encheleia window:
- a CDS encoding MFS transporter, with protein MSKQGAGALLVLVMLIGINLRPFLTAIGPLAGRIDARLALGMDNLAWVTLLPLLLIGVGVLFTPTLLRLTSPRRLLAAALLLLALGSALRFDLTSGALLIASAALCGLGSALVQGVLPGLIKGAFARRVPLVMGIFSACMMGGGALGAILSPHLAERLDWSRVLALWSLPVLLALIWLGWLGWRVRLPTATRAPQPQGEQQLIGLPRSWLLIGCFGIINSGYGIVVAWLAPAYMAQGLSAQQGGELVAWLALAQTLSGLGLPMLAARRLDRRPWMGLAILAQALGFGGLWLAPASAPILWCMLCGAGLGGSFSLIMVIALDHLPDPRRAGALSALMQGFGFMLAATGPWVAARLYHASGDFAAAWQWQLGGLVLMSLLVLRLDPRHYARVMRQPAPAPLPAQSNTPA; from the coding sequence ATGAGTAAGCAGGGAGCTGGCGCCCTGCTGGTGCTAGTGATGCTGATCGGCATCAACCTGCGCCCCTTCCTCACCGCCATAGGGCCGCTGGCGGGGCGGATAGATGCCCGGCTGGCGCTCGGCATGGACAACCTCGCCTGGGTGACCCTGCTGCCCCTGTTGCTGATCGGGGTCGGCGTGCTGTTCACTCCCACCTTGCTGAGGCTGACCAGCCCGCGCCGCCTGCTGGCAGCAGCGCTGTTGCTGCTGGCGCTGGGCAGCGCCCTGCGCTTCGATCTGACCAGCGGCGCCCTGCTCATCGCCAGCGCCGCCCTCTGCGGACTGGGCTCGGCACTGGTGCAGGGGGTGCTGCCCGGTCTCATCAAGGGGGCCTTCGCCCGGCGGGTGCCGCTGGTGATGGGGATCTTCTCTGCCTGCATGATGGGAGGCGGGGCGCTGGGCGCCATCCTCAGCCCCCATCTGGCAGAGCGGCTCGACTGGTCGCGAGTGCTCGCCTTGTGGAGCCTGCCGGTGCTGCTGGCGCTGATCTGGCTCGGCTGGCTCGGCTGGCGAGTAAGGCTGCCGACGGCGACCAGGGCCCCACAACCACAGGGGGAGCAGCAGCTGATCGGCCTGCCCCGCAGTTGGCTGCTGATCGGCTGCTTTGGCATCATCAACAGCGGCTATGGCATAGTCGTGGCCTGGCTGGCGCCGGCCTACATGGCGCAGGGCCTGAGCGCCCAGCAGGGGGGTGAGCTGGTGGCCTGGCTGGCACTGGCCCAGACCCTGAGCGGCCTCGGCCTGCCCATGCTGGCGGCGCGCAGGCTGGATCGGCGCCCCTGGATGGGGCTCGCCATCCTTGCCCAGGCGCTGGGCTTCGGTGGCCTCTGGCTGGCGCCGGCCAGCGCCCCCATCCTCTGGTGCATGCTGTGCGGCGCCGGGCTCGGCGGCAGCTTCTCCCTCATCATGGTGATAGCGCTGGATCACCTGCCAGACCCCAGACGCGCCGGCGCCCTCAGCGCCCTGATGCAGGGCTTCGGCTTCATGCTGGCGGCCACAGGCCCCTGGGTGGCGGCCAGGCTCTATCACGCCAGCGGTGACTTTGCCGCCGCCTGGCAGTGGCAGCTGGGAGGGCTGGTGCTGATGAGCCTCTTGGTGCTGCGCCTCGATCCCCGCCACTACGCCCGGGTGATGCGACAGCCCGCCCCGGCCCCGCTGCCAGCCCAAAGCAATACACCGGCCTAG
- a CDS encoding histidine phosphatase family protein, with product MSRIIYLLRHGQTRYNAEQRLQGRCNSDLTARGEAQAIAMGTRLREQLSDPASWTVYASPLGRTRQTAQLVCQQLGLDSERIVWDERLVELGMGEWESCRVPDLLEDHPELDISKPDWYLQAPAGEDFHSIQRRAQGWLMDPATAERAIVISHGLLGAMLRGAYADLDYATTWRQELPQDAFFKLSGGRIERIQC from the coding sequence ATGTCTCGCATCATCTATCTGCTGCGCCACGGCCAGACCCGTTACAACGCCGAGCAGCGGCTACAGGGGCGCTGCAACTCGGATCTGACCGCTAGAGGAGAGGCGCAGGCCATCGCCATGGGGACCCGTCTGCGCGAACAGTTGAGCGACCCCGCCAGCTGGACTGTCTATGCCAGCCCCCTCGGCCGTACCCGGCAGACGGCGCAGCTGGTGTGCCAGCAGCTTGGGCTCGACAGCGAGCGCATCGTCTGGGACGAGCGGCTGGTGGAGCTGGGCATGGGGGAGTGGGAGAGTTGCCGGGTGCCGGATCTGCTGGAAGATCATCCCGAACTCGATATCAGCAAGCCGGACTGGTATCTGCAGGCCCCCGCCGGGGAGGACTTTCACAGCATCCAGCGCCGGGCCCAGGGCTGGCTGATGGATCCCGCCACTGCCGAGCGTGCCATCGTCATCTCCCACGGCCTGCTTGGCGCCATGCTGCGCGGCGCCTATGCCGATCTCGACTATGCCACCACCTGGCGCCAAGAGCTGCCACAGGATGCCTTCTTCAAGCTCAGCGGCGGCCGGATCGAACGCATTCAGTGCTAA
- the rluF gene encoding 23S rRNA pseudouridine(2604) synthase RluF, which produces MLADESMRLNKYISESGICSRREADRFIEQGQVFINGKRAGIGDQVFAGDLVKVNGQAIEAREADSLVFIVLNKPVGIVSTTEAGEKDNIVDFVNHSTRIFPIGRLDKDSQGLIFLTNHGDLVNKILRAGNDHEKEYLVTVDKPVTDEFIRGMGAGVPILGAVTKKCKVKREAPFVFRITLVQGLNRQIRRMCEHFGFEVTKLERVRIMNVSLKGLPVGEWRDLTDDELIELFKLIEDSSSEVKPAKGEKPKAAGAQGAKVQAGQNGKPALGKKPRRDDDHEIGGRPNVPGPAAFENKGPAGKGTVGKGGAGKAAAGKGASNKGGKPAAAKPRSNQAGRQKKGR; this is translated from the coding sequence ATGCTGGCTGATGAATCCATGCGCCTTAACAAGTACATCAGCGAGAGCGGCATCTGCTCGCGCCGTGAGGCCGATCGCTTCATCGAGCAGGGCCAGGTCTTCATCAACGGCAAGCGGGCCGGGATAGGGGACCAGGTGTTCGCCGGGGATCTGGTCAAGGTCAACGGTCAGGCGATCGAGGCGCGGGAGGCCGACAGCCTGGTGTTCATCGTGCTCAACAAGCCGGTGGGCATAGTCTCCACAACGGAGGCGGGGGAGAAGGACAACATAGTCGACTTCGTCAACCACAGCACCCGCATCTTCCCCATAGGCCGGCTCGACAAGGACTCCCAGGGGCTGATCTTCCTGACCAACCACGGCGATCTGGTCAACAAGATCCTGCGGGCGGGCAACGATCACGAGAAAGAGTATCTGGTGACCGTCGACAAGCCGGTGACCGACGAGTTTATCCGGGGCATGGGTGCCGGGGTGCCGATCCTCGGCGCCGTCACCAAGAAGTGCAAGGTGAAGAGAGAGGCGCCCTTCGTGTTCCGCATCACCCTGGTGCAGGGGCTGAACCGCCAGATCCGCCGCATGTGCGAACACTTCGGCTTCGAGGTCACCAAGCTCGAGCGCGTCCGCATCATGAACGTCAGCCTCAAGGGACTGCCGGTGGGGGAGTGGCGGGATCTCACCGATGACGAGCTGATCGAGCTGTTCAAGCTGATCGAGGACTCCTCCTCCGAGGTGAAGCCGGCCAAGGGGGAGAAACCCAAGGCGGCCGGCGCTCAGGGCGCCAAGGTCCAAGCGGGTCAGAATGGCAAACCGGCGCTGGGCAAGAAGCCGCGCCGGGATGATGATCACGAGATAGGCGGGCGTCCCAATGTGCCGGGCCCCGCGGCGTTCGAGAACAAGGGCCCCGCAGGCAAGGGGACTGTTGGCAAAGGTGGCGCAGGAAAAGCCGCCGCAGGTAAAGGTGCGTCCAACAAGGGCGGCAAACCCGCCGCGGCCAAACCGCGTTCCAACCAGGCCGGACGGCAGAAGAAGGGGCGCTAA
- a CDS encoding nucleoside deaminase has translation MSPAPQSGTRLVNSLTALSDPTHQEWLEQVLHLALTHRQQGGRPFAALLVRDNRLVASAVNRMLENGDPTRHAELEVLREGSQQGPLAGTIVYASGHPCPMCLSALVMNGISAVYYAFDNQDAAPFGFDSTASYQRLGLALKPPPLPLIKLPSPIPAATLYGDPCHE, from the coding sequence ATGTCACCCGCCCCTCAGTCCGGTACCCGCCTCGTCAACTCCCTGACCGCCCTCTCCGATCCCACCCATCAGGAGTGGCTGGAGCAGGTGCTGCACCTGGCCCTGACCCATCGCCAGCAAGGGGGCCGCCCCTTCGCCGCCCTGCTGGTACGGGACAACCGGCTGGTGGCGAGCGCCGTCAATCGCATGCTGGAGAACGGCGACCCCACCCGTCACGCCGAGCTGGAGGTGCTGCGCGAGGGGAGCCAGCAGGGGCCGCTGGCGGGCACCATCGTCTACGCCAGCGGCCACCCCTGCCCCATGTGCCTGAGCGCGCTGGTGATGAACGGCATCAGTGCCGTCTACTACGCCTTCGACAATCAGGATGCGGCCCCCTTCGGCTTCGACAGCACCGCGAGCTATCAGCGGCTGGGGTTGGCCCTCAAGCCGCCGCCCCTGCCGCTGATCAAGCTGCCGAGCCCCATCCCGGCCGCCACCCTCTACGGCGATCCCTGCCATGAGTAA
- a CDS encoding LPS O-antigen chain length determinant protein WzzB, translating to MSNKNNNAINYSINSKPLNDEIDLVELTILLWKKKYRILLVTFICGCIGLLYAVVAPEQWTANATIYQPKQRDTLELDRLRAALEIQGLAGAKNNNSIYNDFLLEFKSYDNISDFLQNTSQFKEYIVENKLDSLAQQRLLRTWSEWMTIEPADKKGEQPGIHLSFSFFKKEDALSLLTGYINYIILLQSEELLDILENNKNSQLSTLKLRIKMRTEDAQRNLAGEIENIDYSMSIANAAGVNKPLENFSYGDRFPITLGKDGLAKKLAILKSLKPEEYMPEIMELNVQLNRLKDINLNKLEFRPFSYLDTPSQPLTRDKPKRPLIVVLATMLGGMMGVALVLLKHAFRQDRNKDEYDYRPRLANVG from the coding sequence ATGAGCAACAAAAATAACAATGCAATCAATTACAGCATAAATAGCAAACCACTCAATGATGAAATAGATCTTGTTGAACTGACTATCTTATTATGGAAGAAGAAGTACCGCATTCTTCTTGTAACCTTTATCTGTGGTTGTATCGGATTATTATATGCCGTAGTGGCTCCCGAACAGTGGACAGCTAATGCAACCATATATCAACCTAAGCAACGAGATACTCTGGAGCTTGATCGGCTAAGAGCCGCCCTTGAAATACAAGGATTAGCCGGCGCTAAGAATAATAACTCTATCTACAATGACTTTTTACTAGAGTTTAAGTCTTACGATAATATCAGCGATTTTTTACAAAACACCTCTCAATTTAAAGAGTATATTGTAGAGAATAAATTAGACTCGTTGGCGCAGCAACGTTTGTTAAGAACATGGTCTGAGTGGATGACGATCGAACCTGCAGACAAGAAGGGTGAGCAGCCAGGCATACACCTTTCTTTTTCTTTTTTTAAAAAAGAGGATGCCTTATCGCTGCTGACAGGATATATAAATTATATCATTTTATTACAAAGCGAAGAGTTACTCGATATTTTAGAAAATAATAAAAATAGCCAACTCAGTACGCTCAAACTAAGAATAAAGATGAGAACAGAGGATGCACAGCGCAATCTGGCAGGAGAGATAGAGAACATTGATTACAGCATGAGCATTGCCAATGCTGCCGGGGTGAATAAGCCATTGGAAAACTTCAGCTATGGTGATCGCTTCCCTATTACCCTCGGCAAAGACGGGTTAGCTAAAAAATTGGCCATCCTTAAGTCACTAAAGCCTGAAGAGTATATGCCGGAGATCATGGAATTGAATGTACAGCTTAACAGGTTAAAAGATATCAACCTTAATAAGTTAGAGTTTCGTCCATTCTCTTATCTGGATACCCCGAGCCAACCGCTAACGAGAGACAAGCCGAAACGCCCGCTGATCGTTGTCTTGGCCACTATGCTTGGTGGGATGATGGGTGTCGCACTGGTGCTACTTAAGCACGCATTCAGGCAAGATAGAAACAAAGACGAATATGATTACCGACCACGCTTGGCTAACGTGGGATGA
- a CDS encoding VOC family protein: protein MISHIDHLVLTVSDIDRSVAFYSGAFKMEAISFGAGRRALRFGNQKINLQLLGQEPRNRACVGSGDLCLITRWPLDLVMAQLTSHGVEIVEGPVTKSGACGPIESVYCLDPDQNLIEISCYL from the coding sequence ATGATCAGCCATATCGACCATCTGGTATTGACGGTCAGCGACATAGATCGCTCGGTCGCGTTTTACAGCGGTGCATTCAAGATGGAGGCCATCAGCTTCGGGGCGGGGCGGCGGGCGCTGCGCTTTGGCAACCAGAAGATCAACCTGCAACTGCTGGGGCAGGAGCCGCGTAATCGGGCCTGTGTCGGCTCTGGGGATCTCTGCCTCATCACCCGCTGGCCCCTGGACCTGGTCATGGCCCAGCTCACCAGTCACGGGGTCGAGATAGTGGAGGGGCCCGTCACCAAGTCCGGGGCCTGCGGGCCCATAGAGTCGGTCTACTGCCTGGATCCGGACCAGAACCTTATCGAGATCAGTTGCTACCTCTGA
- a CDS encoding acyl-CoA thioesterase, producing MTPPRELTLQFLAEPADVNFGGKVHGGMVMKWIDQAGYACAAGWCGGYAVTVYVGGIRFLRPIQIGQLVEVHAQVIHTGTTSMHLAVDVYSRHPANRERHKTTHCIIIFVAMDETGTPTKVPQWQPVSAADHQLQQYAKKLMALRADLDKEMRQHL from the coding sequence ATGACCCCACCCCGCGAGCTGACCCTGCAGTTTCTGGCCGAGCCCGCCGACGTGAACTTCGGCGGCAAGGTGCACGGCGGCATGGTGATGAAGTGGATCGATCAGGCGGGCTACGCCTGCGCCGCCGGCTGGTGCGGCGGCTATGCGGTCACCGTCTACGTGGGGGGCATCCGCTTCCTGCGCCCCATCCAGATAGGCCAGTTGGTGGAGGTACACGCCCAGGTGATCCACACCGGCACCACCAGCATGCACCTGGCGGTGGATGTCTACAGCCGCCACCCGGCCAACCGGGAGCGCCACAAGACCACCCACTGCATCATCATCTTCGTCGCCATGGACGAGACGGGTACCCCGACCAAGGTGCCCCAGTGGCAGCCGGTCTCGGCCGCCGACCACCAGCTGCAGCAGTACGCCAAGAAGCTGATGGCCCTGCGGGCCGATCTCGACAAGGAGATGCGCCAGCATCTGTGA
- a CDS encoding GyrI-like domain-containing protein has translation MTTPIRFESGRPMLLGGLRRHHLFQQGNFGGQWRDFGALGPLPGQLGEHAYGVICGADATGCEYMCAVEVAALEVLPKSLGRMRIQAQSYAVFLHRGHVDALPQTWQQALDWLAHSDYESAHRPDFERYGAAFDPLTGSGEVEVWLTVRPKQAIA, from the coding sequence ATGACAACACCCATTCGTTTCGAGAGCGGTCGCCCTATGTTGCTGGGTGGGCTGCGCCGTCACCATCTGTTCCAACAGGGGAACTTCGGTGGTCAGTGGCGCGACTTCGGCGCCCTGGGCCCGTTGCCGGGCCAGCTGGGGGAGCATGCCTACGGCGTCATCTGCGGCGCCGACGCCACCGGCTGCGAGTACATGTGCGCGGTGGAGGTCGCCGCGCTGGAGGTGTTACCCAAGTCCCTTGGCCGGATGCGCATCCAGGCGCAGAGCTACGCCGTCTTCCTGCATAGGGGCCATGTCGATGCCCTGCCGCAGACCTGGCAGCAGGCGCTGGACTGGCTGGCGCACTCCGATTACGAGTCTGCCCACAGGCCGGATTTCGAGCGCTACGGCGCCGCCTTCGATCCCCTCACCGGCAGCGGCGAGGTGGAAGTCTGGCTCACCGTGCGGCCCAAACAGGCCATCGCCTGA
- the gdhA gene encoding NADP-specific glutamate dehydrogenase has product MSHSLSQAAFLDQVAQRNAHQPEFIQAVSEVVASIWPFIERHPRYLQHGLLERLVEPERLIQFRVSWVDDRGQVRVNRGYRIQHSSAIGPFKGGMRFHPSVDLSVLKFLAFEQTFKNALTTLPMGGGKGGSDFDPKGKSEGEVMRFCQALMLELYRHLGANTDVPAGDIGVGGREVSYMAGMMKKLTNSAECVFTGKGLSFGGSLIRPEATGYGLLYFVEATLAHRGQSLAGMTVSVSGSGNVAQYAIEKAMALGARVITASDSGGTVYDPDGFTPDKLARLMELKNEQRKRVADYAHELGLEFFTGRTPWHLPTQVALPCATQNELDAEDAAALIAGGVLLVAEGANMPSSAAAIQAFHAAKVLFAPGKAANAGGVATSGLEMSQNAQRLGWSREEVDARLKGIMTSIHATCVRYGQDEEGHVNYESGANIAGFVKVADAMLAQGVC; this is encoded by the coding sequence ATGAGTCATTCCCTCTCCCAGGCGGCGTTTCTCGACCAGGTGGCCCAGCGCAATGCCCATCAGCCGGAGTTCATTCAGGCGGTGAGCGAGGTGGTTGCCTCCATCTGGCCTTTCATCGAGCGCCACCCCCGTTACCTGCAACACGGCCTGCTGGAGCGACTGGTGGAGCCGGAGCGACTCATTCAGTTTCGCGTCAGCTGGGTGGATGATCGGGGCCAGGTGCGGGTGAACCGCGGCTACCGCATCCAGCACAGCTCGGCTATAGGTCCCTTCAAAGGCGGCATGCGCTTCCACCCCTCGGTGGATCTCTCGGTGCTCAAATTCCTGGCCTTCGAGCAGACCTTCAAGAACGCCCTCACCACCCTGCCCATGGGTGGCGGCAAGGGTGGCAGCGATTTCGATCCCAAGGGCAAGAGCGAGGGGGAAGTGATGCGCTTCTGCCAGGCGCTGATGCTGGAGCTCTATCGCCACCTGGGGGCCAATACCGACGTGCCGGCCGGTGACATCGGCGTGGGTGGGCGCGAGGTGAGCTACATGGCGGGCATGATGAAGAAGCTCACCAACAGCGCCGAGTGCGTCTTCACCGGCAAGGGGCTCTCCTTTGGCGGCAGCCTGATCCGCCCGGAGGCCACCGGCTATGGCCTGCTCTACTTCGTCGAGGCCACTCTGGCCCACCGTGGCCAGTCCCTGGCCGGCATGACGGTGTCGGTGTCGGGCTCGGGCAACGTGGCGCAATACGCCATCGAGAAGGCGATGGCGCTCGGCGCCCGGGTCATCACCGCCTCCGATTCCGGCGGCACCGTCTATGATCCGGACGGTTTCACCCCCGACAAGCTGGCACGCCTGATGGAGCTCAAGAACGAGCAGCGCAAGCGGGTCGCGGATTACGCCCATGAGCTTGGGCTGGAGTTCTTCACCGGCCGCACCCCCTGGCACCTGCCGACCCAGGTCGCCCTGCCCTGCGCCACCCAGAACGAGCTGGATGCAGAGGATGCCGCCGCGCTCATCGCGGGCGGTGTGCTGCTGGTGGCCGAGGGTGCCAACATGCCGAGCAGCGCCGCCGCCATCCAGGCCTTCCACGCTGCCAAAGTGCTGTTTGCGCCAGGTAAGGCCGCCAACGCGGGGGGCGTCGCCACCTCCGGGCTCGAGATGAGCCAGAACGCCCAGCGCCTCGGCTGGAGCCGGGAAGAGGTGGATGCCCGTCTCAAGGGGATCATGACCAGCATCCACGCCACCTGCGTGCGCTACGGCCAGGACGAGGAGGGCCATGTGAACTACGAGAGCGGCGCCAACATCGCCGGCTTCGTCAAGGTGGCCGATGCCATGCTGGCGCAGGGAGTCTGCTAA
- the speA gene encoding biosynthetic arginine decarboxylase — MTNWSSKDSLKVYNVPYWGAGFFNINDAGHVTVAPDKSRPDAHIVISDAIEQLRQSGLTTPVLLRFPDILKSRVDALFNAFGQAIEKSGYEGDYLCVYPIKVNQQRRVIETISQSYSDKPRLGLEAGSKPELLAVLSHHHEQGSVIVCNGYKDREYIRHALLGNLMGHKVYIVVEKPSELEMVLDESARLNIKPNIGVRAKLASTGSGMWESSGGSMSKFGLSASQILALVERLRSLGKLDCLQLLHFHLGSQIANIRDIQGGIRECGRFYSELRRLGVPIDVVDVGGGLGVDYEGTRSQSHCSANYSLSEYANNVVWGIGDVCREFDLPHPTIISESGRALTAHHAVLVTNLIGAEGVEMSDISAPDEDAPTILQNMWKGWLDLRSEDPSLLEIFHDSVADLGDVNTQYTMGLLNLEQRAWAEMLHQNTCLALKELLNPVNRNHRALADELSEKLADKCFANFSLFQSLPDAWGIGQVFPVMPLTGLERPLTRRGILMDITCDSDGQVEHYVDGLGVESTLPMPEYAENEVCHVGFFLVGAYQEILGDLHNLFGDTHCAEVWLDEEGKMDIRNVVRGDTVDQLLRYVNIDPSVIRENYQRIVSHPALDDATRKALLDELELGLQGYAYLEDE, encoded by the coding sequence AATATCAATGACGCCGGTCATGTGACCGTCGCCCCCGACAAGTCACGCCCTGACGCGCATATCGTCATCTCCGATGCCATCGAACAGTTGCGCCAGTCCGGGCTGACCACCCCCGTGTTGCTGCGTTTCCCCGACATCCTCAAGAGCCGGGTCGATGCGCTGTTCAACGCCTTCGGTCAGGCCATCGAGAAGTCAGGCTATGAAGGGGATTACCTCTGCGTTTACCCGATCAAGGTAAACCAGCAGCGTCGCGTCATCGAGACCATCAGCCAGTCCTACAGTGACAAGCCGCGGCTTGGGCTGGAAGCGGGCTCCAAACCGGAGCTGTTGGCCGTGCTGTCCCATCACCATGAGCAAGGCTCGGTGATCGTCTGCAACGGTTACAAGGACCGCGAATACATCCGCCACGCCCTGTTGGGCAACCTGATGGGCCACAAGGTCTACATAGTGGTGGAGAAGCCCTCCGAGCTGGAAATGGTGTTGGACGAGTCAGCTCGCCTCAACATCAAGCCCAACATCGGGGTGCGTGCCAAGCTCGCTTCCACCGGCTCCGGCATGTGGGAATCGAGCGGCGGCTCCATGTCCAAGTTCGGCCTCTCCGCCTCCCAGATCCTGGCGCTGGTCGAGCGCCTGCGCAGCCTGGGCAAGCTCGATTGCCTGCAACTGCTGCACTTCCACCTCGGCTCCCAGATCGCCAACATCCGTGACATCCAGGGCGGTATCCGCGAGTGCGGCCGCTTCTATTCCGAGTTGCGTCGCTTAGGGGTGCCCATCGATGTGGTCGACGTCGGCGGTGGTTTGGGTGTGGACTATGAGGGCACCCGCTCCCAGAGCCACTGCTCCGCCAACTACAGCCTGTCCGAGTACGCCAACAACGTGGTGTGGGGCATCGGTGATGTCTGCCGCGAGTTTGACCTGCCGCATCCGACCATCATCAGCGAGTCCGGCCGTGCCCTGACCGCTCACCACGCCGTGCTGGTCACCAATCTGATTGGTGCCGAAGGGGTGGAGATGAGCGACATCAGCGCGCCGGATGAAGACGCACCGACCATTCTGCAGAACATGTGGAAGGGCTGGCTGGACCTGCGCAGCGAAGATCCCTCCCTGCTGGAGATCTTCCACGACTCGGTGGCGGATCTGGGCGATGTGAACACCCAGTACACCATGGGCCTGCTCAATCTGGAGCAACGTGCCTGGGCCGAGATGCTGCACCAGAACACCTGTCTGGCGCTCAAAGAGCTGCTCAACCCGGTCAACCGCAACCACCGCGCCCTGGCCGACGAGCTCTCCGAGAAGCTGGCCGACAAGTGCTTCGCCAACTTCTCCCTGTTCCAGTCCCTGCCGGATGCCTGGGGCATAGGTCAGGTGTTCCCGGTGATGCCGCTGACCGGGCTCGAGCGTCCGCTCACCCGCCGTGGCATCCTGATGGACATCACCTGTGACTCCGATGGTCAGGTCGAACACTATGTCGACGGTCTGGGGGTCGAGAGCACGCTGCCGATGCCGGAGTACGCCGAGAACGAAGTGTGCCACGTCGGCTTCTTCCTGGTCGGTGCCTACCAGGAGATCCTGGGGGATCTGCACAACCTGTTCGGTGACACCCACTGCGCGGAAGTGTGGCTCGACGAGGAAGGCAAGATGGACATTCGCAACGTGGTGCGCGGCGACACCGTCGACCAGCTGCTGCGTTACGTCAACATAGACCCGTCCGTCATTCGCGAGAACTACCAGCGCATCGTCTCCCACCCGGCGCTGGACGATGCGACCCGCAAGGCCCTGCTCGACGAGCTGGAGCTGGGTCTGCAAGGTTACGCCTATCTGGAAGACGAATAA
- a CDS encoding LysR family transcriptional regulator, giving the protein MLDPQLLRSFVAIIETGSFTRAGERVHLTQSTISQQMRRLEQQLGCPLLDRSGRQVVTTVAGETLLGLARRILALLAQAEQQLSEASQPLSLGVPEDFAAEAMTSALAAFARQYPEVRLEVQSDLSHALWQRFEAGELDLALVKQGHGQGSPIASWREPLAWVDSRDWHASERDPVPLVVFPSEGLYRRQLTETLDGLGRRWRIAYVSASLASLQGAVSAGIGVSLLPRRLLLPDQLELSHWPSVPPIELALHLGAGGGEPLTRLSQALIDLCDQVMGPG; this is encoded by the coding sequence ATGCTGGATCCCCAGTTGCTGCGCAGTTTTGTCGCCATCATAGAGACCGGCAGCTTCACCCGCGCCGGTGAGCGCGTCCACCTGACCCAGTCCACCATCAGCCAGCAGATGCGGCGCCTCGAGCAGCAGCTCGGCTGCCCGCTGCTGGACAGGAGCGGACGCCAGGTGGTGACCACGGTAGCGGGGGAGACCTTGCTGGGGCTGGCGCGCCGGATCCTGGCGCTGCTGGCCCAGGCCGAGCAGCAGCTGAGCGAGGCGAGCCAGCCGCTGAGTCTGGGGGTGCCGGAGGACTTCGCCGCCGAGGCCATGACCTCGGCGCTGGCGGCCTTCGCCCGCCAATACCCTGAGGTCCGGCTGGAGGTGCAGAGCGATCTCAGCCACGCCTTGTGGCAGCGATTCGAGGCGGGGGAGCTGGATCTGGCGCTGGTCAAGCAGGGGCACGGTCAGGGCAGCCCCATCGCCAGCTGGCGCGAGCCGCTCGCCTGGGTCGACAGCCGCGACTGGCACGCCAGCGAGCGGGATCCGGTGCCGCTGGTGGTGTTTCCGAGCGAGGGGCTCTATCGGCGGCAACTGACGGAGACCCTCGACGGGCTGGGGCGGCGTTGGCGTATCGCCTATGTCAGCGCCAGCCTCGCCAGCCTGCAGGGGGCGGTCAGTGCGGGGATCGGTGTCAGTCTCTTGCCGCGGCGCTTGCTGCTGCCGGATCAGCTGGAGCTGTCACACTGGCCGTCGGTGCCGCCGATTGAGCTGGCGCTGCATCTGGGGGCGGGCGGCGGGGAGCCATTGACCCGGCTCAGCCAGGCGCTGATCGATCTGTGTGATCAGGTGATGGGGCCAGGCTGA
- the rsmS gene encoding pleiotropic regulatory protein RsmS, whose product MSLENAPPEVKLAVDLIELLETNQIDPTLALAALAIVQRDYERKIQQGAEQKNQQDEQDKQAG is encoded by the coding sequence ATGTCACTGGAAAACGCGCCACCCGAGGTGAAACTCGCGGTGGATCTCATCGAGCTGCTGGAGACCAACCAGATCGATCCGACCCTGGCCCTGGCGGCGCTGGCCATAGTCCAACGGGACTATGAGCGAAAGATCCAGCAAGGCGCCGAGCAAAAAAACCAGCAGGACGAGCAGGATAAGCAAGCCGGGTGA